A region from the Benincasa hispida cultivar B227 chromosome 12, ASM972705v1, whole genome shotgun sequence genome encodes:
- the LOC120068023 gene encoding uncharacterized protein LOC120068023: MLPPGGAPRKRKEVEPFVKPKVVGADSISANRLLAGYLAHEFLNNGTLFGEKYEPAQSEVVGMANLQSTECKRTKPEAASPSIKKGNHSYAEVASILKMDGAHLPGIVNPAQLAWWIKM; encoded by the coding sequence ATGTTGCCTCCTGGGGGGGCGCCAAGGAAGCGAAAGGAGGTTGAGCCGTTTGTGAAGCCGAAAGTTGTGGGGGCTGACTCAATTTCAGCGAATCGGCTTCTAGCCGGCTATCTTGCTCATGAGTTTCTCAATAATGGCACTTTGTTTGGGGAGAAGTATGAGCCAGCTCAAAGCGAGGTTGTTGGAATGGCTAACTTGCAATCAACTGAGTGTAAGAGGACGAAGCCGGAAGCCGCCTCGCCGAGCATCAAAAAAGGAAATCATAGCTATGCTGAGGTGGCAAGCATCTTGAAGATGGATGGGGCCCACTTGCCTGGAATTGTTAACCCAGCCCAGCTTGCTTGGTGGATTAAAATGTAA
- the LOC120092681 gene encoding peroxisomal membrane protein PMP22: MSSIVTDAWKGYLLQLQKHPLRTKAITAGVLAGVSDSVAQKISGIKKLQFRRLLLLMLYGFAYAGPFGHFLHKLMDRIFKGKKGNTTVAKKVLLEQLTSSPWNNLFFMMYYGLVVEGRPWSLVKTKVRKDYPTIQLTAWRFWPIVGWVNYQYMPLQFRVIFHSFVASCWGIFLNLKARSVVVKAA; this comes from the exons ATGTCTTCTATAGTCACCGATGCTTGGAAAGGATATCTCCTTCAACTTCAGAAACACCCTCTTAGAACTAAG GCAATTACTGCTGGGGTTTTAGCTGGAGTCAGCGATTCAGTTGCCCAGAAGATTTCTGGGATCAAAAAACTTCAATTCAGACGATTGCTTCTTTTAATG CTTTATGGGTTTGCTTATGCTGGACCGTTTGGGCATTTTTTGCATAAATTGATGGATAGAATTTTcaagggaaaaaaaggaaatacaACTGTTGCAAAGAAG GTGTTATTGGAACAATTAACTAGCTCTCCTTGGAATAATTTGTTTTTCATGATGTATTATGGTTTGGTAGTTGAAG GTAGACCATGGAGTTTAGTCAAGACCAAAGTTCGAAAGGACTACCCAACTATTCAGTTGACTGCTTGGCGG TTCTGGCCTATAGTTGGTTGGGTGAATTACCAGTACATGCCTCTGCAGTTTCGAGTGATATTTCATAGCTTTGTGGCTTCTTGCTG GGGAATCTTTCTGAATCTGAAAGCAAGATCAGTGGTAGTGAAGGCAGCATAA